TCAGAAGGTCTAAAAGACTGTTGATCCAAAGGAGAAAGTTCAAACCAATCCCCGATAATACCCCCTTGGGAGGAGTTAGATAGGAAATTGGTCAACTGTGATCTATTCAGGCCAATGGATGAAATTAACCTAAACACGCCAATACCACCAAAGATGCCAATAAATATGGAACCTATGATACCTGAACCGGTTATTCCCCAACAGCCACTCCAAAATCAAGTAGAGGAGTGGTGGACAAGTGACTGGGAAAGGGTAATTGTGACTAGAATTAGAAAAGAGACTAAGATTACGGTAAACCAATTTGGTTTCATGCCAGGGCGGTCGACTACAGAAGCGATACACATCCTAAGGAGATTGATGGAAAAGTACAGAGAAAAGAAGCGAGATTTGCATATGGTGTTCATTGACCTGGAAAAGGCATACGACAGTGTCCCACGTAGACTTATTTGGGATAGTTTGAAATGTAAGGGGCACCGGGGaagtatataaatataattatgtaTATGTATTGTAGGACTGAAACTAGTGTTTATGCACCAGTAGGGGAATGTGACTCATTTCTTGTGGAGGTAGGACTTCATTAAGGGTCTGCATTGAGCCCATTTCTTTTTGCGGTGGTTTTGGATGAGGTGTCTAAGTCGATTCAGGAGGCAGTACCATGGTGCGTGCTCTTTGCTGATGATATTGTGTTAGTTGCGGAGACTAGGCAGAGCCTCAATGTGAGGGTGGATGAGTGGAGAGTAGCATTAGAGGGCAAGGGTTTGAGGATTAGTCGCTCTAAGACTGAATACTTTTCCTGTGATTATAGCAAAGCAAGTGACGATGACGACACTCGGATAACTATTGAAGGTCAAGTGGTTCCATAGGAAACTAGGTTCAAGTATTCAGGATCTTTTATACAAAGAGACGGAGAGATAGATAGAGACGTAGCCCACCGCATCCAGGTTGGCTGGTGTAGGTGGAGAGCGGCCACTGGGGTTTTGTGCAATAGGAGGTTCCCAACTAAGTTAAATGGGAAATTTTATCGGGTTGCAGTTAGACCTGCTATTTTGT
The Helianthus annuus cultivar XRQ/B chromosome 6, HanXRQr2.0-SUNRISE, whole genome shotgun sequence genome window above contains:
- the LOC110907334 gene encoding uncharacterized protein LOC110907334; protein product: MEPMIPEPVIPQQPLQNQVEEWWTSDWERVIVTRIRKETKITVNQFGFMPGRSTTEAIHILRRLMEKYREKKRDLHMVFIDLEKAYDSVPRRLIWDSLKCKGHRGRSALSPFLFAVVLDEVSKSIQEAVPWCVLFADDIVLVAETRQSLNVRVDEWRVALEGKGLRISRSKTEYFSCDYSKASDDDDTRITIEVRPAILYFRMLGYQEDTCTQDVGSRNEDVELDVWPNKVRPDRKRGFRERLGVASVSDKITEGRLRWFGHVRRRQTSARVRVVETLTVEGIRSRGRPKLTWNSILGRIC